A single window of Pseudomonas lijiangensis DNA harbors:
- a CDS encoding YajG family lipoprotein produces MLRRLLFGLLAVSSLTLVGCAHSPQQLSPQPKLNAQFAPVGQGQQVVVRVVDGRSSPTLGTRGGLYPETSAISVNGADLLPKLQAQAEAAVRLLGFTPVSGGGNGAQLTLTLADLKYQSPKEGLYVTEATISSTFRADVRNNGRNYGGRYSASLDQRFGMAPNQETNTKLVSDVLSDALTRVFQDPTIGGTLAQ; encoded by the coding sequence ATGTTGCGTCGCCTTTTGTTCGGTTTGCTTGCTGTAAGCAGTTTGACGCTGGTCGGGTGTGCCCACAGCCCGCAGCAACTGAGTCCTCAACCCAAGCTCAACGCGCAGTTCGCGCCGGTGGGTCAGGGGCAGCAGGTTGTCGTGCGTGTCGTGGATGGTCGTTCCAGCCCTACATTGGGAACCCGTGGCGGTCTGTACCCTGAAACCAGCGCAATCAGCGTAAATGGTGCCGATCTGTTGCCAAAGCTGCAGGCACAGGCTGAAGCGGCCGTTCGCCTGCTGGGCTTTACCCCGGTTTCGGGTGGCGGTAATGGTGCACAACTGACCCTGACCCTGGCCGACCTGAAATATCAGTCGCCCAAGGAAGGCCTGTACGTGACCGAGGCAACCATCAGTTCCACGTTCCGTGCGGACGTGCGCAACAATGGCCGCAACTACGGTGGCCGTTATTCTGCTTCGCTGGATCAGCGTTTCGGTATGGCGCCCAATCAGGAAACCAACACCAAGCTGGTGAGCGACGTGCTGAGCGATGCGCTGACTCGCGTGTTCCAGGACCCGACGATCGGTGGCACCCTGGCGCAATAA